In Nitratiruptor sp. YY09-18, a single window of DNA contains:
- the amrB gene encoding AmmeMemoRadiSam system protein B — protein sequence MVREAAVAGMFYPSECGQIETMIAQFNSILNKALKDSDALQIMPRAIISPHAGYVYSGFTANIAHRVLGNAKPERIVVIGPSHRIYLQGMSGSFYDRFQTPCGDLEIDKVYLEHLASRFDIAFVPQAHQEHSTETQMPFIKHYNPQAEVVEIVYGDQDPVYLAKMCEAILADPSNAIVISTDLSHYYPLKTAEQLDMHCLKGVHDLDIQELHNGCEACGKIGVEAIVIAAKELGLKPRILDYRTSADASGDESQVVGYMSAAFI from the coding sequence ATGGTACGAGAAGCAGCAGTTGCGGGGATGTTTTATCCATCTGAGTGTGGGCAAATTGAGACAATGATAGCACAATTTAATTCTATATTAAATAAGGCTCTCAAAGATTCTGATGCATTACAAATTATGCCAAGAGCAATCATCTCGCCACATGCAGGATATGTCTATAGCGGTTTTACAGCAAATATAGCACACAGAGTCCTCGGTAATGCCAAGCCAGAACGCATTGTGGTTATTGGGCCTAGCCACAGAATCTACTTGCAAGGTATGAGCGGAAGTTTTTATGATAGATTCCAAACGCCTTGCGGGGATTTGGAGATTGACAAAGTATATCTTGAGCATTTAGCTTCACGCTTTGATATCGCTTTCGTTCCACAAGCCCATCAAGAGCACTCCACAGAGACTCAGATGCCTTTTATCAAACACTATAATCCTCAAGCAGAAGTCGTAGAGATCGTCTATGGAGACCAAGACCCTGTATATCTAGCAAAAATGTGTGAAGCAATCCTTGCAGATCCGAGCAATGCGATAGTTATTAGCACAGATCTGAGCCATTACTATCCACTCAAGACTGCAGAGCAGCTTGATATGCATTGTCTTAAAGGTGTGCATGATCTGGATATACAAGAACTTCACAATGGATGTGAAGCGTGTGGAAAAATTGGAGTAGAAGCTATTGTAATAGCTGCAAAGGAACTTGGACTTAAACCTCGTATTCTTGATTATCGTACAAGTGCAGATGCAAGTGGAGATGAATCACAAGTAGTAGGATATATGAGTGCAGCATTTATCTAG
- the truA gene encoding tRNA pseudouridine(38-40) synthase TruA — MRIKAVLAYDGSRFNGFQIQNHTKNTVMYTITKALHNLGVESKVVGSGRTDSGVHATAQVIHFDLPPYWQDLQKFATAFDKNLAPYVRLRNIERVSENFHARYSAKRRAYRYLISRKPLSPFMAAYAFHANYDKNLVDEALKLFIGRHDFVYFMKTGSDTKSSVRTLFKAKRYEYRDFDVLYFEGDGFLRGQIRLIVDALLKMGQKRMTLSQLQAQIEAKERSSTTLAPPNGLYLCRIIY; from the coding sequence ATGCGTATCAAGGCAGTTCTTGCATATGATGGAAGTAGATTCAATGGATTTCAGATCCAAAATCATACCAAAAACACAGTGATGTATACAATTACTAAAGCTTTGCATAATCTAGGAGTTGAGAGTAAGGTGGTAGGAAGTGGCCGCACCGATAGTGGAGTTCACGCTACAGCGCAGGTCATCCACTTTGATCTACCTCCATATTGGCAAGATCTGCAAAAGTTTGCTACTGCTTTTGATAAAAATTTGGCTCCCTATGTGAGGCTCAGGAATATAGAGAGAGTTAGCGAGAATTTTCACGCACGCTATAGCGCAAAACGTAGGGCTTATCGCTATCTCATCTCACGTAAACCTCTCTCACCTTTTATGGCTGCATATGCATTTCACGCCAATTACGACAAAAATCTCGTAGATGAAGCTTTAAAGCTTTTTATTGGCCGCCACGATTTTGTCTACTTTATGAAAACAGGAAGCGATACGAAGAGCAGTGTGCGTACTCTTTTCAAAGCCAAACGCTACGAATACAGAGATTTTGATGTGCTCTACTTTGAAGGAGATGGATTTTTGCGAGGGCAGATTCGCCTCATTGTCGATGCACTTTTAAAGATGGGACAAAAGAGAATGACACTCTCCCAGTTACAAGCTCAAATCGAGGCAAAGGAGCGATCTAGCACTACGCTTGCTCCACCAAATGGACTCTATCTATGTCGCATTATCTACTAG
- a CDS encoding LptF/LptG family permease, which translates to MRLLSKYLYNHFTDSFWSFFTPLFGIASLIFFIKIVSYTSIIKLDIFDLVRLYIYILPQILFFSIPVVFFAAAVAMLKKLSFEYESIALFSVAISPHTITNTLLKVAFWTSVLLATISLLIIPQAKQMYKGFIYLKEARAQLNLKPSELGHKFGDWYIYVGAKKKNSYKDVSLYHKTDKEEHFIVAKSAKIVHSSDSFALELFDGNTYTLDNNKLKQITFDTMTIYDNSKKRYLIYADPFSYWAIAAKNHQRAFDLTLFLLISLFPLAAIYIAAILGIYNPRFEVKGSFFYALFALLLYFSLSFVLAKKFTILALIFFPLWLLGSFLLFNKVIAKRY; encoded by the coding sequence ATGCGCTTACTCTCTAAATATCTCTACAACCACTTTACCGACTCTTTCTGGTCCTTTTTCACACCCCTTTTTGGTATAGCCTCTTTGATATTTTTTATCAAGATCGTCTCTTATACATCTATTATCAAACTCGATATTTTCGATCTTGTACGGCTCTATATCTATATCTTGCCCCAAATTCTTTTTTTTAGTATTCCCGTTGTCTTTTTTGCTGCAGCTGTTGCGATGCTCAAAAAGCTCTCGTTTGAGTATGAGAGTATTGCACTCTTTTCAGTCGCAATCTCACCCCATACAATCACGAATACACTACTTAAAGTCGCTTTTTGGACATCAGTGCTCCTTGCAACTATTTCACTGCTCATTATTCCGCAGGCAAAGCAGATGTATAAGGGATTTATCTACCTCAAAGAAGCACGTGCACAGCTCAATCTCAAACCGAGTGAGCTCGGTCATAAATTTGGCGACTGGTACATCTATGTCGGAGCAAAAAAGAAAAATAGCTACAAAGATGTTTCGCTCTATCACAAAACAGACAAAGAGGAACACTTTATTGTTGCAAAATCGGCAAAAATTGTTCATTCGAGTGATAGTTTCGCACTTGAGCTTTTTGATGGTAATACATATACTCTAGATAATAACAAACTCAAACAGATCACTTTTGATACAATGACTATCTATGATAACTCCAAAAAGAGATATCTCATCTATGCTGATCCATTTTCTTACTGGGCTATTGCTGCAAAAAATCATCAAAGAGCCTTTGATTTGACACTCTTTTTGCTCATCTCTCTCTTTCCTCTAGCTGCAATTTACATAGCTGCGATTTTGGGTATTTACAATCCAAGATTTGAAGTAAAAGGGAGCTTTTTTTATGCTCTTTTTGCTCTGCTTTTATACTTTAGCTTGAGTTTTGTGCTCGCCAAAAAGTTTACTATCCTAGCTCTCATCTTCTTTCCACTCTGGCTTCTTGGCTCCTTTTTGCTTTTTAATAAAGTCATTGCGAAGAGGTACTGA
- a CDS encoding A24 family peptidase: protein MEYENFFTVIFATLFGLIFGSFLNVVILRIPQGMSIAFPASHCPKCKNRLKWWHNIPVLSWILLGGKCTYCKSSISIQYPFIELATAFIFAIVFFKEGASLYAADIAITFSLLLALSIIDLRFKAVPDSINLLAALLAIFSSPDTLTNLKNALLVAGAMSMLRFFVSYYVTKKEMVLLEKFKKERPWIGVYYPKFLMIEAMGEGDIIVGFTMGALLGIKLIFVALFLAALIALPVSLYYRYRYKDYALPFIPFLTLGTFLTYIFADSLGAYLDALTL, encoded by the coding sequence GTGGAATATGAAAATTTTTTCACTGTAATATTTGCAACTCTCTTTGGACTTATTTTTGGCTCATTTTTGAATGTTGTCATTTTACGCATACCTCAGGGAATGAGTATAGCTTTTCCAGCAAGTCACTGTCCAAAATGCAAAAACAGGCTCAAGTGGTGGCACAATATCCCAGTACTCTCTTGGATTCTCCTTGGAGGCAAATGCACATATTGTAAAAGTTCTATATCTATTCAGTATCCTTTCATAGAGCTAGCAACAGCATTTATTTTTGCTATCGTCTTTTTCAAAGAGGGAGCTTCGCTCTATGCTGCAGATATAGCGATCACTTTTTCACTCCTTTTAGCTCTGAGTATCATCGATCTACGCTTCAAAGCAGTTCCTGATAGCATCAATCTCTTAGCAGCACTTCTAGCTATCTTTAGTTCACCTGATACTCTTACCAATCTCAAAAATGCACTCTTGGTAGCTGGTGCGATGAGTATGTTGCGCTTTTTTGTTAGTTACTATGTGACAAAAAAAGAGATGGTGCTCTTAGAAAAATTCAAAAAAGAGCGACCTTGGATTGGAGTCTACTATCCAAAATTTTTGATGATTGAGGCTATGGGAGAAGGTGATATTATTGTAGGTTTTACAATGGGTGCTCTTCTTGGGATCAAGCTCATTTTTGTAGCACTCTTTCTTGCTGCTCTGATTGCCTTGCCAGTTTCACTCTACTATCGCTATCGCTATAAAGACTACGCCCTTCCATTTATTCCATTTTTGACTCTTGGAACTTTTCTTACCTATATTTTTGCTGACTCTCTAGGAGCCTACCTCGATGCGCTTACTCTCTAA
- a CDS encoding di-trans,poly-cis-decaprenylcistransferase has translation MNRARHIAIIMDGNGRWAQQKGLKRIKGHEKGAEVVREITTYCANHPEIEILTLYAFSTENWKRPKMEVEFLMKLLDNWLQKELPTYQRENVRFEVIGDISKFSPKLQERITYTKEQTKNNTKLTQVLALNYGGRDEIIRACKKACASGKEVSEENFEEFFDAKLGDVDMLIRTGGEKRISNFLLWRIAYAELFFTDTYWPDFTAKELENLIDQFKRRQRRFGGI, from the coding sequence ATGAATAGAGCGCGCCATATAGCAATCATCATGGATGGAAACGGACGCTGGGCGCAGCAAAAAGGTTTAAAACGTATAAAAGGGCACGAGAAAGGCGCAGAGGTAGTGCGAGAAATCACCACATACTGCGCTAACCATCCAGAAATAGAGATACTCACTCTCTATGCTTTTAGTACAGAAAATTGGAAACGCCCAAAAATGGAAGTGGAGTTTTTGATGAAGCTCTTAGATAACTGGCTGCAAAAAGAGCTTCCAACATACCAAAGGGAAAATGTCCGCTTCGAAGTCATAGGTGATATAAGTAAATTTTCTCCCAAACTGCAAGAGCGCATCACTTACACAAAAGAGCAAACAAAAAACAACACCAAACTTACACAAGTTTTGGCACTCAACTATGGTGGGCGAGATGAGATAATTCGTGCATGCAAAAAAGCTTGTGCAAGTGGCAAAGAAGTAAGTGAAGAGAATTTTGAGGAGTTTTTTGATGCAAAACTTGGTGATGTAGATATGCTTATTCGTACAGGCGGAGAGAAACGCATCTCTAACTTTTTGCTTTGGCGCATTGCTTATGCAGAACTCTTTTTTACTGATACCTATTGGCCAGATTTTACCGCTAAGGAACTAGAAAATCTTATCGACCAGTTCAAAAGACGTCAAAGGCGTTTCGGTGGAATATGA
- the coaBC gene encoding bifunctional phosphopantothenoylcysteine decarboxylase/phosphopantothenate--cysteine ligase CoaBC yields the protein MLSNKKILLGVTGSISIYKAVELLRLFVKAGAEVKVVMTPSAKKFISPLTFEAAGSQKVLCEESEDWTNRNNHIHVTQDYDIFVIAPATANTINKLSNGIADNLLTQTALAFDKTKILAPAMNTNMYKNRFTEASFKLLRLNGYKIVEPVTKELACGTMGLGALAPVEDIFFATAKELLTDSFWQDRYAIITGGGTIERIDDVRFISNFSSGKQACALATALYLKGAQVELITTKPCQNLPQGVELYEVESAEEMYEFLQERLKVAKRGIVKKPDLINDLTQPELIQKTPYLFMAAAVSDYKPKYPQRGKLKKEQIGEEWCLELVKNIDILSSIDKEGIKTIGFKAEMDEESALESAQKMLQAKNIDAVCLNLVKGVTKFGSDKNQIVYITKEKIIKSPLKDKLELGLDIAEIVKDLDE from the coding sequence ATGCTCAGTAATAAAAAGATCCTCCTTGGAGTCACAGGCTCTATATCGATATATAAAGCTGTTGAGCTTTTGCGCCTCTTTGTTAAAGCCGGAGCAGAAGTGAAGGTAGTGATGACTCCAAGTGCTAAAAAATTCATCTCTCCTCTTACATTTGAAGCGGCTGGAAGCCAGAAAGTACTGTGTGAAGAGAGCGAAGATTGGACAAACCGCAATAACCATATCCATGTAACACAAGATTATGATATTTTCGTCATAGCTCCAGCTACTGCAAATACTATCAATAAACTCTCTAACGGTATTGCAGACAATCTCCTGACACAAACTGCACTTGCATTTGATAAAACAAAAATTTTGGCTCCCGCTATGAATACCAATATGTATAAAAACCGCTTTACTGAAGCTAGCTTTAAGCTCTTGCGCCTCAACGGATATAAAATCGTAGAGCCCGTAACCAAAGAGCTTGCCTGCGGTACAATGGGACTTGGCGCATTGGCTCCTGTTGAAGATATTTTCTTTGCAACTGCAAAAGAACTCCTAACAGATAGTTTCTGGCAAGATCGCTACGCAATTATCACAGGTGGTGGTACGATTGAGCGCATCGATGATGTACGTTTTATCTCCAACTTTTCAAGTGGTAAGCAAGCATGTGCTCTCGCAACTGCTCTGTATCTCAAAGGAGCTCAAGTAGAGCTTATCACTACGAAGCCTTGTCAAAATCTTCCTCAAGGTGTAGAGCTTTATGAAGTTGAAAGCGCCGAAGAGATGTATGAGTTTTTGCAAGAGCGTCTAAAAGTAGCAAAGCGAGGCATCGTCAAAAAGCCAGATCTCATCAATGATCTCACCCAGCCCGAACTCATTCAAAAAACCCCCTACCTTTTCATGGCTGCAGCAGTGAGCGACTATAAACCGAAATATCCTCAAAGGGGCAAACTCAAAAAAGAGCAGATTGGAGAAGAATGGTGTTTAGAATTAGTAAAGAATATCGATATTCTCTCTTCAATTGACAAAGAAGGAATCAAAACAATTGGCTTTAAAGCAGAAATGGATGAAGAGAGTGCTTTAGAGAGTGCTCAAAAAATGCTTCAAGCTAAAAACATCGATGCGGTCTGTCTCAATCTTGTCAAAGGTGTTACAAAATTTGGTAGTGATAAAAATCAGATAGTCTATATTACTAAAGAGAAAATAATCAAAAGTCCTCTCAAAGACAAACTTGAACTTGGCCTTGATATTGCTGAAATCGTAAAGGATCTCGATGAATAG
- the glmU gene encoding bifunctional UDP-N-acetylglucosamine diphosphorylase/glucosamine-1-phosphate N-acetyltransferase GlmU: MSLSIVILAAGQGTRMKSNLPKVLHKISGRPMIWHIIKEAKKISNDITVVLYHKADIIQEYLEKEFENLHFVLQDHANYPGTGGALRGISFNGDKVLVLNGDMPLVQASELEKFTRSSADIVMSVIELEDPSGYGRVKICDGSVQEIIEQKDANEEELVICTVNAGVYLFKKEILEKYLPKLSNDNAQKEYYLTDIIALARADGLTIEPLFVSEENFKGVNSKVDLAHAEEIMQDRIKKRWMQEGVIFRLPQTTFVEIDVAFEGECEVENGCVLRGKTHIKESHIKAHSVIEESQISYSTIGPLARIRPGSVIKDTHIGNFVEVKKSHLKGVKAGHLSYLGDSEIDEGTNIGAGTITCNYDGKAKYKTKIGKNVFVGSDTQLVAPVVIEDDVIIAAGTTVTKDVPRGSLAISRTPLKIVKDFYYKFFGKKDAQ, translated from the coding sequence ATGTCACTTAGTATCGTTATCCTGGCCGCTGGGCAAGGTACGAGAATGAAGAGTAATCTTCCTAAAGTTTTACATAAAATTAGTGGCCGCCCAATGATATGGCATATTATCAAAGAAGCCAAAAAGATAAGTAATGATATCACTGTTGTTTTATATCACAAAGCAGATATTATTCAAGAGTATCTAGAAAAAGAGTTCGAAAATCTCCATTTTGTTTTGCAAGATCATGCAAACTATCCAGGAACTGGCGGGGCATTGCGAGGTATAAGTTTTAATGGTGACAAAGTCCTCGTGCTCAATGGTGATATGCCTCTTGTACAAGCAAGTGAATTGGAAAAATTCACTCGAAGCAGTGCTGATATTGTCATGAGCGTAATTGAGCTTGAAGATCCAAGCGGTTATGGAAGAGTTAAAATCTGCGATGGAAGCGTCCAAGAGATCATTGAGCAAAAGGATGCAAACGAAGAGGAGCTTGTTATATGCACTGTTAATGCAGGTGTCTATCTTTTTAAAAAAGAAATCTTAGAAAAATACCTCCCAAAACTCTCCAATGATAATGCACAAAAAGAGTACTACCTCACAGATATCATAGCTCTGGCAAGAGCTGATGGCCTTACAATTGAGCCTCTCTTTGTGAGTGAAGAGAATTTCAAAGGAGTTAACTCCAAAGTAGACTTGGCTCATGCCGAAGAGATTATGCAAGATCGCATCAAAAAGCGCTGGATGCAAGAGGGAGTCATTTTTCGCTTGCCACAAACAACTTTTGTAGAGATTGATGTAGCATTTGAAGGTGAGTGTGAAGTGGAAAACGGCTGCGTGTTACGTGGAAAAACTCATATCAAAGAGTCACACATCAAAGCACACTCAGTTATTGAAGAGAGCCAAATCTCATATAGTACAATTGGACCTCTAGCGCGTATTCGCCCTGGAAGCGTTATTAAAGATACCCATATTGGCAACTTTGTCGAAGTCAAAAAAAGCCACCTCAAAGGTGTCAAAGCTGGGCACTTGAGCTATCTTGGTGACAGCGAGATAGATGAAGGCACCAATATAGGAGCTGGAACAATTACGTGCAACTATGATGGTAAAGCAAAATATAAAACCAAAATTGGCAAGAATGTTTTTGTAGGCAGTGACACGCAGCTTGTTGCTCCTGTAGTGATAGAGGATGATGTCATTATTGCTGCTGGTACTACTGTGACAAAAGATGTGCCAAGAGGAAGCCTCGCCATCAGCCGTACACCACTAAAAATCGTTAAAGATTTCTACTACAAATTTTTTGGGAAAAAAGATGCTCAGTAA
- the trmA gene encoding tRNA (uridine(54)-C5)-methyltransferase TrmA produces the protein MKCEYFGKCGSCKIYPDYEEQLLLKREQFIKLFGIEPRVFASPPEHFRARAEFRIVDGSYAMHRVDSDGLIEIKECPIVLKPIFTLMPQLLISLKQNHSLMHKLYRVDFLSGLSGEILVTLVYHRPIDEDWEEEAKKIAQKFQINIVGRSRGVKRIIGKEYITEELRINNKKYLYHHYEGSFTQPNPYMNQQMIAWVLEMAGNKKRDLLELYCGAGNFTIPLASKFRKILATEVSKTSIKAAKENCALNSVENIAFVRLSSEEVSQALRAERTFRRLAHLDLASYDFQTVFVDPPRCGLDDATRALIRDFEEIVYISCNPQTLYRDLEELQKSHEIRELALFDQFPYTPHMECGVKLVRR, from the coding sequence ATGAAATGTGAATATTTTGGAAAGTGTGGAAGCTGTAAAATCTATCCAGATTATGAAGAGCAGTTACTACTCAAAAGAGAGCAGTTTATCAAGCTTTTTGGCATAGAGCCAAGAGTTTTTGCTTCGCCTCCTGAGCATTTTCGCGCACGTGCTGAATTTCGCATTGTTGATGGTAGCTATGCAATGCATAGAGTAGATAGTGATGGACTTATAGAAATTAAAGAGTGCCCGATAGTGTTAAAACCGATCTTTACACTCATGCCACAACTACTTATATCTCTTAAGCAAAATCATAGCCTTATGCATAAACTCTATCGTGTCGATTTTTTGAGTGGATTAAGCGGTGAAATATTAGTAACACTTGTCTATCATAGACCAATTGATGAGGATTGGGAAGAAGAAGCAAAAAAAATAGCACAAAAGTTTCAAATAAATATTGTAGGACGAAGCAGGGGAGTTAAACGTATTATTGGCAAAGAGTATATAACTGAAGAGTTGCGCATTAATAACAAAAAATATCTCTATCACCATTATGAAGGAAGTTTCACACAACCTAATCCTTATATGAATCAACAGATGATTGCATGGGTTTTAGAAATGGCTGGAAATAAAAAAAGAGATCTCTTAGAGCTCTATTGTGGGGCAGGTAATTTTACAATACCACTTGCTAGCAAGTTTCGCAAAATTTTGGCTACAGAAGTGAGTAAAACGAGTATCAAGGCAGCAAAAGAGAACTGCGCGCTCAACAGTGTAGAAAATATTGCGTTTGTCAGGCTCTCAAGCGAAGAGGTGAGTCAAGCGCTAAGAGCAGAGCGTACTTTTCGTAGACTGGCTCATTTAGACCTTGCAAGTTACGATTTTCAAACAGTCTTTGTAGATCCTCCTCGCTGCGGACTTGATGATGCTACAAGGGCTCTTATAAGAGATTTTGAGGAGATTGTATATATTTCATGTAATCCACAAACACTCTATAGAGATTTAGAAGAGTTACAAAAGAGCCATGAAATAAGAGAACTAGCTCTTTTTGATCAGTTTCCCTACACACCCCATATGGAGTGTGGGGTAAAACTCGTTAGACGTTAA
- the ychF gene encoding redox-regulated ATPase YchF, which yields MGLSVGLVGLPNVGKSTTFNALTKAQNAEAQNYPFCTIEPNKAVVPVPDQRLEELAKIVNPQRIQHSTIDFVDIAGLVKGASKGEGLGNQFLSNIRETDMILHMVRCFEDGNITHVEGDVNPIRDIEIIETELIFADLQQLEKKIERLQKQAKADKKIVPLLEIAKELQKHLEELQPVRTFANKNEAFETLNKELRFLSAKPVIFGANVDEEGMVEDNEYVKQVKEYAVKTGADVIKLCAKLEEELVGLSDEEAKELLNEMGVQESGLDKIIRTAFNRLGLISYFTAGVKEVRSWTIKKGWTAPQAAGVIHGDFEKGFIRAEVISYEDFIKYGGEQGAKEAGKMRLEGKDYIVQDGDVMHFRFNV from the coding sequence ATGGGACTTAGTGTCGGACTTGTAGGTCTGCCAAATGTTGGAAAATCGACTACTTTTAATGCTTTGACAAAAGCGCAGAATGCAGAAGCACAAAACTATCCTTTTTGCACAATTGAGCCAAATAAAGCTGTAGTACCTGTACCAGACCAAAGGTTAGAGGAGTTAGCAAAAATTGTCAATCCCCAGCGCATACAACACTCTACAATCGATTTTGTAGATATTGCAGGACTTGTCAAAGGTGCTAGCAAAGGAGAAGGACTTGGGAATCAGTTTTTAAGTAATATCCGTGAAACCGATATGATCCTCCATATGGTACGCTGCTTTGAAGATGGTAACATTACTCACGTAGAAGGGGATGTCAATCCAATTAGAGATATTGAAATAATTGAAACTGAGCTCATTTTTGCAGATCTCCAGCAACTTGAAAAGAAGATTGAAAGACTCCAAAAGCAAGCAAAAGCAGATAAAAAAATTGTGCCACTCTTAGAGATAGCAAAAGAGCTGCAAAAACATCTTGAAGAGTTGCAGCCAGTGCGTACATTTGCAAATAAAAACGAAGCATTTGAAACACTCAATAAAGAGCTACGATTCCTCAGTGCAAAGCCAGTCATATTTGGTGCGAATGTGGATGAAGAGGGAATGGTTGAAGATAATGAGTATGTAAAGCAAGTAAAAGAGTATGCAGTTAAAACTGGTGCAGATGTTATCAAACTTTGTGCAAAACTTGAAGAGGAGCTTGTAGGCTTAAGTGATGAAGAGGCTAAAGAGCTTTTAAATGAGATGGGAGTGCAAGAAAGCGGTCTTGATAAGATTATTCGCACAGCTTTTAATCGCTTGGGACTCATAAGCTACTTTACTGCTGGCGTCAAAGAGGTACGAAGCTGGACAATTAAAAAGGGTTGGACTGCTCCTCAGGCTGCAGGAGTAATTCATGGCGATTTTGAAAAGGGTTTCATCCGCGCAGAAGTTATCAGCTATGAAGATTTTATCAAATATGGCGGCGAGCAGGGAGCTAAAGAGGCTGGAAAAATGCGCCTTGAAGGAAAAGATTACATCGTCCAAGATGGCGATGTAATGCATTTTCGCTTTAACGTCTAA
- a CDS encoding leucyl aminopeptidase yields MKVEIQDKKLHDIKADIEIIFVIDKNLDHKWVKDKEALEKIGFKGEVEEVAFLPEKGRIYVGTKLDHDEIRIAVSKAVKTLKGKEFKSAKAGVYIQNCPITNIKAFVEGAILGDYSFDRYKSKKEDKGLKEIILANEEYADKPFTLENAKKSIKEATIVAETTNIVRDIVNTPPNEIYPKTFAKLAKDLAKKEDLEIEVLDEKDLEEEKMGAFLAVARASVHSPRLVHITYKPKNAKAKVALVGKGLTYDSGGLSLKPSDYMVTMKSDKSGASAALGIVLAAKKLGIPVEIHAILGLAENMIGGNAYKPDDVLTAKNGKTIEVRNTDAEGRLVLADCLCYAQEKTDPDYIIDIATLTGACVVALGEYTTGVMGENNELKKSMLKAADASGELAGELPFNRYLPKLLKSNIADICNISSSRYGGAITAALFLREFIEEDKRDKWLHLDIAGPAFVEKEWGYNPHGASGAGVRMVIKWLQKEFVYNKKHP; encoded by the coding sequence ATGAAAGTAGAGATACAAGATAAGAAATTACATGATATTAAGGCTGATATTGAGATAATCTTTGTTATTGATAAAAATCTTGATCATAAATGGGTCAAAGATAAGGAAGCTTTAGAAAAAATAGGCTTTAAAGGTGAAGTAGAAGAGGTGGCATTTTTGCCAGAAAAGGGTCGTATCTATGTTGGTACAAAGCTCGATCACGATGAGATTCGCATAGCCGTAAGCAAAGCTGTCAAAACACTCAAAGGCAAAGAGTTTAAAAGTGCTAAAGCTGGAGTCTATATCCAAAACTGTCCTATTACAAATATCAAAGCTTTTGTAGAGGGGGCAATTTTGGGTGATTACAGCTTTGATAGATATAAAAGCAAAAAAGAAGATAAAGGTCTCAAAGAGATAATCTTGGCAAATGAAGAGTATGCTGATAAACCATTTACTCTTGAAAATGCAAAAAAGAGCATAAAAGAGGCTACAATTGTGGCTGAAACTACAAATATCGTACGCGATATTGTCAATACTCCACCAAACGAGATCTATCCAAAAACCTTTGCAAAACTCGCAAAAGATTTAGCAAAAAAAGAAGATCTCGAAATTGAAGTTTTAGATGAAAAAGATTTAGAAGAAGAGAAGATGGGAGCTTTTTTGGCAGTTGCACGTGCAAGTGTCCACTCACCTCGCCTCGTCCACATTACGTACAAACCAAAAAATGCAAAAGCAAAAGTAGCACTCGTAGGGAAAGGTCTTACATATGATAGCGGAGGTCTGAGTCTCAAACCAAGCGATTATATGGTAACAATGAAATCTGATAAGAGTGGAGCAAGCGCAGCTCTTGGAATAGTTTTAGCTGCTAAAAAGCTTGGGATTCCAGTAGAAATCCATGCAATTTTGGGGCTTGCAGAAAATATGATCGGCGGTAATGCTTATAAACCTGATGATGTGCTCACAGCAAAAAATGGCAAAACCATTGAGGTGCGCAATACAGATGCAGAGGGACGATTGGTTTTAGCAGATTGCCTATGTTATGCACAGGAAAAAACTGATCCAGATTACATCATCGACATAGCCACTCTTACAGGTGCATGTGTAGTGGCACTTGGTGAATATACAACAGGAGTTATGGGTGAGAACAATGAGCTCAAAAAGAGTATGCTCAAAGCAGCAGATGCGAGTGGTGAGCTAGCAGGAGAGCTTCCATTTAATCGCTATTTGCCAAAACTCCTCAAATCAAATATCGCTGACATTTGCAATATAAGTTCTTCTCGCTATGGTGGAGCTATTACAGCAGCACTTTTCTTACGTGAATTCATCGAAGAAGATAAAAGAGACAAGTGGCTCCATCTTGATATTGCAGGTCCAGCTTTTGTAGAAAAAGAGTGGGGATACAATCCTCATGGAGCAAGTGGAGCTGGTGTGCGCATGGTTATCAAATGGCTACAAAAAGAGTTTGTTTATAATAAAAAACACCCATAA